Proteins encoded together in one Oligoflexia bacterium window:
- a CDS encoding polyhydroxyalkanoate synthesis regulator DNA-binding domain-containing protein has protein sequence MEIQTQQSPAVTNPNAKVIKRYQNRKLYDTQQSCYVTLEDIAKMIRANEEVLVVDNKTKKDITASTLTQIIFEAEKKAKNYISLETLREIIRTGNGSISSYLGSALNKPMSVAVGTISEPIDVRELLDNTTRSFDDIQKKLDDRLAKVGERTDIGTVQDRINQLHQKLATIETKIREYELDN, from the coding sequence TTGGAAATACAAACTCAACAAAGCCCGGCAGTAACAAATCCAAATGCAAAAGTTATTAAGCGCTATCAGAACCGAAAGCTATATGACACGCAGCAAAGCTGTTATGTAACTCTCGAAGACATCGCTAAGATGATTCGTGCAAACGAAGAAGTTCTGGTCGTGGATAACAAAACCAAGAAAGACATCACCGCTTCAACATTGACTCAGATTATTTTCGAAGCAGAGAAGAAAGCGAAAAATTATATTTCGCTCGAAACTCTTCGCGAAATTATTCGTACGGGCAATGGCAGCATTTCCAGTTATTTAGGAAGTGCTCTTAACAAGCCTATGTCGGTAGCCGTTGGAACAATCAGCGAACCGATCGATGTTCGAGAGCTTCTCGACAACACCACACGTTCTTTTGATGATATTCAAAAGAAGTTGGATGATCGTTTAGCAAAAGTTGGTGAGCGAACGGATATTGGAACTGTTCAGGACCGTATCAATCAGCTTCATCAAAAACTCGCTACGATCGAAACAAAGATTCGTGAGTACGAGTTAGATAACTGA